Proteins encoded together in one Acipenser ruthenus chromosome 22, fAciRut3.2 maternal haplotype, whole genome shotgun sequence window:
- the LOC117431150 gene encoding fatty acid hydroxylase domain-containing protein 2-like, translating into MKRRAVAAESARQTGQVWDSLKKAAFVLGSGLFILVAFRNSVTWHLQRFWGASGDFWQTQWGKLHSLFGGHEVALFFLGTMLAPTIAFWSFNAMLMLADATGVPAFITRYRIQRDRNNPVEPAKLWQAVRTVLFNQFCLSAPMVMLMYPIMQWRGNPCGPELPTFHWALLEIAIFGLMEEIMFYYSHRLFHHPALYKHFHKVHHEWTAPIGVVALYAHPVEHVLSNMLPPMLGPMLMGSHVATTTLWFCVALVITSISHCGYHLPFLPSPEFHDFHHLKFNQCYGVLGVLDRLHGTDTVFKKTKAYERHTLLLNLTPLSESIPDTPKQGE; encoded by the exons ATGAAGAGACGGGCTGTGGCTGCAGAGTCTGCGAGACAG ACAGGACAGGTGTGGGACTCATTGAAGAAGGCTGCCTTTGTTCTGGGCTCTGGGCTTTTCATCTTGGTTGCGTTCAGGAACTCCGTCACTTG GCACCTGCAGCGGTTCTGGGGAGCGTCGGGGGATTTCTGGCAGACGCAGTGGGGGAAGCTACACAGCCTGTTCGGGGGCCATGAGGTGGCGCTGTTCTTCCTGG GGACCATGCTGGCTCCTACCATCGCATTCTGGTCCTTTAACGCAATGCTAATGCTGGCCGACGCGACTGGAGTCCCTGCCTTCATCACCCGCTACAGGATTCAGAGGGACAGGAACAATCCG GTTGAGCCAGCGAAGCTGTGGCAGGCTGTGAGGACGGTTCTGTTCAATCAGTTCTGCCTCTCTGCTCCCATGGTGATGCTCATGTATCCCATCATGCAATGGAGAGGAAACCCATGTGGACCGGAGCTGCCTACCTTCCACTGGGCGCTGCTGGAGATCGCCATCTTCGGGCTGATGGAAGAGATCATGTTCTACTACTCACACAG GTTGTTCCATCACCCGGCTCTGTACAAGCATTTCCATAAGGTGCACCATGAGTGGACGGCCCCAATCGGAGTGGTGGCTCTCTATGCCCATCCTGTAGAGCACGTG TTATCCAATATGCTGCCTCCCATGCTCGGTCCCATGTTAATGGGCTCCCACGTTGCCACCACCACGCTGTGGTTTTGCGTGGCTCTGGTGATCACCAGCATATCACACTGTGGGTACCACCTGCCCTTCCTGCCCTCTCCCGAATTCCACGATTTCCATCACCTCAA GTTTAACCAGTGCTACGGAGTGCTGGGGGTTCTGGACAGACTGCATGGCACAGATACAGTCTTCAAGAAGACCAAAGCGTACGAGCGCCACACCCTGCTGCTCAACCTCACACCTCTCTCGGAGAGCATCCCAGACACCCCCAAGCAGGGAGAGTGA
- the LOC117431166 gene encoding core histone macro-H2A.1 isoform X1, with protein sequence MSSRGGKKKSTKTSRSTKAGVIFPVGRMLRYIKKGHPKYRIGVGAPVYMAAVLEYLTAEILELAGNAARDNKKGRVTPRHILLAIANDEELNQLLKGVTIAAGGVLPNIHPELLAKKRGSKGKLEAIITPPPAKKSKLPPAQKTGPKRAGGKKAAGGKKKKQGEVSKAASADSTTEGPPADGFTVLSTKSLFLGQKLNLIHSEITNLAGFDVEAVINPTNADIDLKDDLGSALEKKGGKEFEEAVSELRKKNGPLDVAGAALSPGFGLPAKFVIHCNSPGWGSDKCEELLEKTVKNCLALADEKKLKSIAFPSIGSGRNGFPKQTAAQLILKAISSYFVSTMSSSIKTVFFVLFDSESIGIYVQEMAKLDAS encoded by the exons ATGTCCAGCcgaggaggaaagaaaaagagcACCAAGACATCTCGCTCCACGAAGGCCGGCGTGATCTTCCCTGTGGGGCGCATGCTGCGCTACATCAAGAAGGGGCACCCCAAGTACAGGATCGGGGTGGGGGCGCCTGTGTACATGGCAGCCGTGCTGGAGTACCTGACAG CTGAAATCTTAGAGCTGGCGGGAAACGCTGCTCGGGACAACAAGAAAGGCCGGGTCACTCCCAGACACATCCTGCTGGCGATCGCCAATGATGAAGAGCTCAACCAG CTGCTGAAAGGAGTTACAATCGCCGCTGGAGGAGTGTTACCCAACATTCACCCCGAGCTGCTCGCCAAGAAGCGGGGTTCAAAGGGCAAGCTGGAGGCCATCATCACCCCCCCGCCCGCCAAGAAATCCAAGCTCCCCCCGGCCCAGAAAACAGGGCCCAAGAGAGCAGGGGGCAAGAAGGCAGCTGGGGGCAAGAAG AAGAAGCAGGGAGAGGTCAGTAAAGCAGCCAGCGCTGACAGCACCACCGAGGGGCCCCCAGCGGACGGGTTCACTGTCCTCTCCACCAAGAGCCTCTTCCTGGGGCAAAAG CTGAACCTCATTCACAGTGAAATCACTAACTTGGCTGGGTTTGATGTGGAGGCTGTTATCAATCCTACCAATGCTGACATTGACCTTAAAGATGATCTAG GGAGCGCTCTGGAGAAGAAAGGGGGCAAGGAGTTTGAGGAGGCGGTCAGCGAGCTGCGCAAGAAGAACGGACCGCTGGACGTGGCAGGAG CGGCTCTGAGTCCAGGCTTCGGGCTCCCTGCTAAGTTCGTGATTCACTGCAACAGCCCGGGCTGGGGCTCTGACAAGTGCGAGGAGCTGCTGGAGAAGACAGTGAAGAACTGCCTGGCGCTGGCGGACGAGAAGAAGCTCAAGTCAATCGCGTTCCCTTCTATTGGCAGCGGCAG GAATGGTTTCCCGAAGCAGACTGCAGCTCAGCTCATCCTGAAAGCCATCTCCAGCTACTTCGTCTCCACCATGTCCTCTTCCATCAAGACGGTTTTCTTCGTGCTGTTCGACAGCGAGAGTATAGGGATCTATGTGCAGGAGATGGCAAAGCTCGATGCCAGTTAA
- the LOC117431166 gene encoding core histone macro-H2A.1 isoform X2: MSSRGGKKKSTKTSRSTKAGVIFPVGRMLRYIKKGHPKYRIGVGAPVYMAAVLEYLTAEILELAGNAARDNKKGRVTPRHILLAIANDEELNQLLKGVTIAAGGVLPNIHPELLAKKRGSKGKLEAIITPPPAKKSKLPPAQKTGPKRAGGKKAAGGKKKKQGEVSKAASADSTTEGPPADGFTVLSTKSLFLGQKLQVVQADIATIDCDAVIHPTNTDLYTGGEVGSALEKKGGKEFEEAVSELRKKNGPLDVAGAALSPGFGLPAKFVIHCNSPGWGSDKCEELLEKTVKNCLALADEKKLKSIAFPSIGSGRNGFPKQTAAQLILKAISSYFVSTMSSSIKTVFFVLFDSESIGIYVQEMAKLDAS; encoded by the exons ATGTCCAGCcgaggaggaaagaaaaagagcACCAAGACATCTCGCTCCACGAAGGCCGGCGTGATCTTCCCTGTGGGGCGCATGCTGCGCTACATCAAGAAGGGGCACCCCAAGTACAGGATCGGGGTGGGGGCGCCTGTGTACATGGCAGCCGTGCTGGAGTACCTGACAG CTGAAATCTTAGAGCTGGCGGGAAACGCTGCTCGGGACAACAAGAAAGGCCGGGTCACTCCCAGACACATCCTGCTGGCGATCGCCAATGATGAAGAGCTCAACCAG CTGCTGAAAGGAGTTACAATCGCCGCTGGAGGAGTGTTACCCAACATTCACCCCGAGCTGCTCGCCAAGAAGCGGGGTTCAAAGGGCAAGCTGGAGGCCATCATCACCCCCCCGCCCGCCAAGAAATCCAAGCTCCCCCCGGCCCAGAAAACAGGGCCCAAGAGAGCAGGGGGCAAGAAGGCAGCTGGGGGCAAGAAG AAGAAGCAGGGAGAGGTCAGTAAAGCAGCCAGCGCTGACAGCACCACCGAGGGGCCCCCAGCGGACGGGTTCACTGTCCTCTCCACCAAGAGCCTCTTCCTGGGGCAAAAG TTGCAAGTTGTTCAGGCTGACATTGCCACCATCGACTGCGACGCTGTAATCCACCCGACCAATACTGATCTCTACACAGGAGGGGAAGTAG GGAGCGCTCTGGAGAAGAAAGGGGGCAAGGAGTTTGAGGAGGCGGTCAGCGAGCTGCGCAAGAAGAACGGACCGCTGGACGTGGCAGGAG CGGCTCTGAGTCCAGGCTTCGGGCTCCCTGCTAAGTTCGTGATTCACTGCAACAGCCCGGGCTGGGGCTCTGACAAGTGCGAGGAGCTGCTGGAGAAGACAGTGAAGAACTGCCTGGCGCTGGCGGACGAGAAGAAGCTCAAGTCAATCGCGTTCCCTTCTATTGGCAGCGGCAG GAATGGTTTCCCGAAGCAGACTGCAGCTCAGCTCATCCTGAAAGCCATCTCCAGCTACTTCGTCTCCACCATGTCCTCTTCCATCAAGACGGTTTTCTTCGTGCTGTTCGACAGCGAGAGTATAGGGATCTATGTGCAGGAGATGGCAAAGCTCGATGCCAGTTAA